agccattcaatgttgcacgactcgacgacctttttagttactttattgtataccctataagcagagcctttagcatatccaacaaagtaacattcgtcacctttgacttcaaactttccgttggagtccattagtaataatacacatggacaaccgaagatacgaaagtgtgaaaccgaaggtttatgtccttccagaatctcataaggggttttcatatgacgtttgtttactaaagcatgattctggatataacaagccgtgctaacagcctcggcccaaaagaagctaggaagctttgaatcagccagcatAGTACGCGCAGCTTCAATgagagtacgattccttctttcagccactccattttgttgtggagttcgaGGCGCACTGAACTGACGATCAATTCCCTTATTAATGCAGAAAGTATCCAAAGTAAcgttcttgaattctgtcccattgtctgatcgaataaccttcaccttagtacTCACTTGATTTTCAGCCAAAGTAATGAATTGTTTTACCAAGACAGCAGTTTCATTTTTGTGgctgagaaaatacacccaagtgtagcgagagtaatcatcgacgattaccagacagtaagctttcttcccaatactcagcacattcactggaccaaaaagatccatgtgaagtagttcgagtacagcttttgtcgagggtactggtttagtcttatgaggttttcgatgagctttccctttcgcacaagcaacacatttctccaccaacatgaagtccttgattggaagatcacgtaccagttgacctttagctagacggttcagatttttcatattcacATGCCCAAGTCGACGATGCCACAGCAGACCATCATGCTCCGAAATCTTTGAAAATAGacaagtgatctcttcacacggtttcttgttcatatcagTGACGTAAGCATTTCCCTTCCTTTCAGCTGTCATtaagaaccagtcttctggaataacaatcccaggcttaagaacatgacatcccttcttcgtgaaatgaactgaattccctcgATCACAGATCTGCGAAATActcaacagattgtgtttcagttccGGAACATAATTAACATTCTCAAAGCTTAAGACACCATTTCGAACAGTTCCTTTTAACGTGATTCTGCCAGATtcacctcccgcaaatgagacatatcctcCATTAAATTCTTTGACGTTCACAAGTTGGGacaagtctcctgtcatgtgcctggaacagccactatccatgtaccagaggcgcacggtagtcctccacagctgttcctgcacgagtagcgggattagttagatttaggaacccagcccatagaggatctgggttttccttgtgCATCAATATACGTCACTCTCTGCCACACTAAATTATCTTTATTCAGAAATTTTGAAACATCCCTTTTGGTGACATTTTGGTGACATGATTTCATTGAATTGGATTGCATGCCATTagctttaggtttccaaaactgtctTGACCAGTTAGAATTGAAACTTTCAAAAGCGTTACTAAAAGAATTTACATCGATTACGCTGAAAATTTGTTTGTCTATTTTGATATTGATTAtagcgtttggctgcattccaatcctgatcagaaggtCTAGTCCTATGATAGTTGTTCTTCATAGTCTTAGTCCTTGCAGATATCATGGACTCCGAACAGTGATATCGATTAGACGTGACCTTCTGATTTCGCCCTGATGTTTTCTTGTTCGGTGTCCTTGGGAGATTaccacaatttctggcaatgtgaccagcaatgccacagttaaaacatgtttGACGTTTCACATTTTGAATATTCTTGACATTTTGACTCTGTTTGCTTGATTTCGTGTGATTCGATGTTTTAGTTTTCTGAACATGTTTGACTTGTGGTTTTTCTTTAGACAAATTTTCTTCTAATGATTTCTCTTTTAGATCAGCATCCTTTTCATTGTTACTTAATCTTGATTCCGAACTTGAACATGTACGAGTTTCATCCAAATGCGTTTTATCAAGGCATTTATCAtctgaaactgattcaggttcacttccCGAACAAGAAGAAGTCGCAACAATATGCTCTTCCTCAATGCATTTGTCatgtgaaactgattcaggttcctTTTCTGAGCctgaagaagtttcatcaacatgcATTTCCTCAGAGCATTGATCTTGTGACACAGATTCAGGTTCATTAGTTAACacagtttccaatggggtcccactagattcaacattagggacacccactgagacagattcagaagaagaatcaggatactcttgattttcttgagaagtcgtttcagtggtttcactgaatgcatccTGAGGGACCTCGCCTGTAACATTTTCACAAGCTGAAACATTAGAGATGTTAGGATCACAAGCATTAGCTGAAAAACAATCACCACACTTATTGTTCAAATCATCCACacaaacattatcagttttgcccaaaacaacaggCTCACAAGATGAAACATAAGCTgaaaacgacgcaaacaaagaactagtaaaagcaatgtcagactcagttggttcagaataatgttcaaaatatggttcagaaacatttgaaataacgactggttcactcccatgaacatcaccacactttacttcagagctatcatctgcacatgaCGATGAAACGTTAGGATCAATTGTCCCTTTATGAACAAAATTCAAAGGTGTAGACTTTTGTGGCTCAACATGTCTGTTATGGACAGACGATTTGTTGTTATTTGAACCATAGGTCATTTTACTTTCGTTCAgcatctcctcctcagtcattggtaaataagtgtaattatcattgtacggaggtggagtctgattataacccaatcccgaccctttctttttagaatatgctaattgttgatcacacagatttttgactaatttactggaggaatcgaattttttaatgtttaactgattaatttggtatttatccctaacattctccagttctttagtcaccTCACACAGTTTTTCTTTGACTATGATGAGTTGGGCCGTAGCTACACTAACATCGTCCTTGAGTTGAacgatgtccttacgctgagcttcgattttctctttgaaaagtttttcgtttttcgttaaagtgaaatttttccgtttaatttcattatagtcttcgattagctcagcgttgtgaattctataagcctcaactcgttccctacattcaggagtgcagaaaacagaaattacctcttctttcGTGAGACCTTTGACAGGTGCTGACAGGATTTGAGTCATGAATGCAAAATCATCAGCTGCAGTCTCTTCCTCTGGCTTTGGGCCATGTTCGCTTGAAGTCATGAAAGCAATGTTGGATGTAGCAGTTTGATTCTCTGGAGCTGATATGTTCAGACGCTCAATTTCTGAAGACCAATCAAAGTTGATGTTGGGCTGCACCACCAGTGCTTGTGCTAATCCTTGCGGCTGTGGACTTCCAGAAGCGGCAGCATCTGCTATACTTGTAGTGGTCACAAGAGCTCTTTCTCGATTAGGAGTTGCAGGTTGAGCAGGAGTTGCAGGAGTTTGATCTCTGTTTACAAGTGGCTTCGGGCAGTTTCGAGCATAGTGtccttcctcatgacagttgAAACAACGAAGATTGAAGGGTACTTTAGCAGCTCCATTCCATGCATTTCCCCACCTG
The sequence above is drawn from the Helianthus annuus cultivar XRQ/B chromosome 12, HanXRQr2.0-SUNRISE, whole genome shotgun sequence genome and encodes:
- the LOC110896464 gene encoding uncharacterized protein LOC110896464 → MDITWQMAMAAFRAQKFVKRTGKNRWGNAWNGAAKVPFNLRCFNCHEEGHYARNCPKPLVNRDQTPATPAQPATPNRERALVTTTSIADAAASGSPQPQGLAQALVVQPNINFDWSSEIERLNISAPENQTATSNIAFMTSSEHGPKPEEETAADDFAFMTQILSAPVKGLTKEEMIALK